The Colletotrichum higginsianum IMI 349063 chromosome 2, whole genome shotgun sequence genome has a segment encoding these proteins:
- a CDS encoding Polyketide synthase, with product MNSFGAHIGNTTVLLADPPERSAVVENDPRSVFLLALSAQSKYSLRLNAEALLAYLDGDGSETDLGHLSYTLAVRRMHHPFRIVASVKDMAGARRFLSTELDKMREQPQQITSVPLKSPTVAFAFTGQGAFYEGMGARLYAHCAVFREAVDRLDLLVQSLHLDDVGSVVPIIEGSVSRDEVSPVASQLAIVLIELALTHYWAALGVRPSMVMGHSLSEFAALAAAGVLSDLDVLHLAAGRAKPMDTHCKADTHGMLAVRCTPSI from the coding sequence ATGAACAGCTTCGGAGCCCACATCGGAAACACCACTGTCCTCCTGGCCGACCCGCCAGAACGCTCCGCCGTAGTTGAGAACGACCCCCGCTCCGTCTTCCTTCTCGCCCTCTCGGCCCAGAGCAAGTACTCTCTAAGGCTGAATGCTGAGGCTCTACTAGCGTatctcgacggcgacggcagcgagaCCGACCTCGGTCATCTCTCCTACACCCTGGCCGTGCGGCGCATGCACCATCCGTTCCGCATTGTGGCCTCGGTCAAGGACATGGCTGGGGCGAGACGCTTCCTCTCCACCGAGCTGGACAAGATGAGAGAGCAGCCGCAACAGATCACCTCGGTGCCGTTGAAGAGCCCGACCGTCGCGTTCGCCTTCACCGGGCAGGGTGCCTTCTACGAGGGCATGGGCGCGCGGCTGTACGCCCACTGCGCAGTCTTCCGCGAGGCGGTGGATCGCCTCGACCTCCTGGTGCAGTCGCTGcaccttgacgacgtcggaTCGGTGGTCCCCATCATCGAGGGCTCTGTCTCCCGTGATGAGGTCTCTCCCGTCGCATCCCAGCTGgccatcgtcctcatcgagCTGGCCTTGACGCACTACTgggccgccctcggcgtcagGCCGTCCATGGTCATGGGCCACAGCCTTAGCGAGTTCGCCGCCCTGGCAGCCGCTGGCGTGCTCTCCGACCTGGACGTACTCCATCTGGCCGCCGGGCGCGCCAAGCCGATGGACACCCACTGCAAAGCGGACACGCACGGCATGCTGGCCGTTCGGTGCACCCCGAGCATCTGA
- a CDS encoding Polyketide synthase: MPSALATLNDRAANTNHSAEAAFITHPHAPTQADNYRKVTAKAGISPLDVSYVELHGTGTQAGDCEEAHSVSDVFAPAGPGPRRKKKKRLRLGAVKSNLGHSGAAAGIASFIEVLLMYQNGALPPQIGVAKLNPTMPPDLEERNVGLNWEYSE, from the exons ATGCCGTCCGCGCTTGCAACGCTAAACGA CAGGGCCGCCAACACAAACCAttcggccgaggccgccttCATTACGCACCCCCACGCGCCCACGCAGGCTGACAACTATAGAAAAGTCACGGCCAAGGCCGGTATCTCCCCGCTGGATGTGAGCTACGTCGAGCTGcacggcaccggcacccAGGCCGGGGACTGCGAGGAGGCCCACTCCGTGTCGGATGTCTTCGCCCCGGCGGGTCCCGGTCCGCggcgcaagaagaagaaacgccTGCGCCTCGGCGCTGTCAAGAGCAACCTCGGCCATAgcggggccgccgccggcatcgcctCCTTCATCGAGGTCTTGCTCATGTACCAGAACGGCGCCCTGCCGCCGCAGATCGGCGTTGCCAAACTCAACCCTACCATGCCGCCGGACCTGGAAGAGCGCAACGTCGGCCTCAACTGGGAATACTCCGAGTAG
- a CDS encoding Alkaline proteinase → MPSSFISVLTHLSTELHCVCSFLTIILALVTMQTHAALVFLLFVSFADVIFALPHDHVLLHLRRFTNHTSSASITSRWDMWTTPTIQITPSKTASATSTASAAPKTVENGDVISDAAVGMIITAGVGGGFLLLAGQYFSMSAGSVALVTGIGGVASGLSSLAGSQPQQVDSPENDRPEDDVPEERQPTATGQKSRELETTTQPLVTSLASSYMTSFTTSSTAAYSTTSYISSSSSPVPQYIIVPGFNNAESGDDSFASVRSRLSDAAGSEVVSVEDEEDNSVLFLTAPLSPEAASELSNEASLESVSKDFILGEMDDLQSEPPFKEDDVAGPSGSPPAILTDPLTVAKQPKKIVRQIGYDGSPREEKPFELSVVSQEPGKRMADFTYDEVAGRGVTVYILGSGMNLQSPDIKQAVGGKEFIYAPGAAETPTDDDPDMGYPDGTCMASKIFGPKYGVAKNANVIMVKLSGQSGMMQAITFTEMLTALAMVKNDVHRRGIKGKAVVSLSYTTPIADKEAIEAYKEILVKMMEDDIVLVAPTGISNNNRGSEANNQYPAAFAKDTALIAVNAVNSKGFRYNWSPGSVEDGVTVAASGIGYCAWRVAEILVGKRREKQEPDRLYYSESVAAATVAGVAATLMAQEEYKAQLQQPGKVASKVKELLQGLAWVRAEGGPPVVWNGVRSMNGVCRRQEGDSCSSAAPTATPTTSEARLRPTTPVSVVPVACDNFNKKKYGYCCPGPGNPCHKGLGVCYVNGEGVSGGSSGVVPNGAQCPPPAGAEY, encoded by the exons ATGCCCAGCAGTTTTATAAGCGTTCTCACTCATCTCAGCACCGAACTGCACTGCGTTTGCTCATTCCTAACGATTATACTTGCTTTGGTCACGATGCAAACCCACGCAGCGCTTGTTTTTCTCCTTTTTGTTTCCTTTGCCGACGTGATATTCGCACTACCACACGATCATGTGCTCTTGCATCTGCGCCGGTTCACTAACCACacgtcatcggcatcgatCACAAGCCGATGGGACATGTGGACGACGCCAACTATTCAGATCACTCCGTCCAAGACGGCATCTGCAACGAGCACTGCCAgcgcggcgccgaagacTGTTGAGAATGGCGACGTTATATCCGATGCCGCTGTGGGCATGATCATTACTGCAGGCGTTGGCGGGGGgttccttctcctcgccggccagtATTTTAGTATGTCAGCCGGAAGCGTTGCTCTAGTCACCGGAATTGGAGGGGTTGCTTCAGGACTCAGTTCGCTTGCTGGTTCACAACCACAGCAAGTTGACAGCCCGGAGAATGACAGACCGGAGGACGACGTCCCCGAAGAGAGACAGCCTACTGCAACAGGCCAAAAGTCTAGGGAGCTGGAGACCACTACCCAGCCGCTTGTGACATCCCTGGCAAGCTCCTATATGACTTCCTTCACGACTTCTTCTACTGCTGCATACTCCACTACGTCATACATCTCGTCTAGCTCCAGCCCAGTCCCCCAATATATTATTGTGCCCGGGTTCAACAACGCGGAATCGGGTGACGATTCCTTCGCGTCAGTACGATCCAGGCTCTCAGATGCGGCTGGGTCTGAAGTGGTCTctgtcgaggacgaggaagacaaCAGCGTTCTGTTCTTAACTGCTCCCTTGTCTCCAGAAGCCGCCAGTGAGCTCTCAAACGAAGCATCG cTTGAGTCCGTTAGCAAAGACTTTATTCTGGGCGAAATGGACGATCTTCAATCGGAACCACCATTCAAAGAAGACGACGTTGCCGGTCCCTCCGGGTCGCCTCCGGCCATCTTGACGGACCCATTGACTGTCGCCAAGCAGCCAAAGAAGATTGTGAGGCAGATCGGATATGATGGAAGCCCGAGGGAAGAGAAGCCTTTCGAGCTGTCCGTCGTTTCGCAGGAACCAGGGAAACGAATGGCGGATTTTACGTACGATGAGGTGGCAGGCCGGGGCGTCACAGTTTACATCCTGGGATCGGGGATGAATCTGCAGAGTCCA GACATCAAGCAAGCCGTGGGCGGCAAGGAGTTTATCTACGCGCCAGGTGCCGCAGAAACACCCACTGATGACGACCCCGACATGGGCTATCCAGATGGCACTTGCATGGCGTCCAAGATATTCGGTCCCAAGTACGGCGTGGCGAAGAACGCAAACGTCATCATGGTTAAACTTTCCGGTCAGAGTGGTATGATGCAAGCTATCACTTTTACGGAAATGCTCACTGCCTTGGCCATGGTCAAGAATGATGTCCATAGACGCgggatcaagggcaaggcTGTGGTGAGCTTGTCTTATACCA CCCCGATTGCCGATAAGGAAGCCATCGAGGCGTACAAAGAGATCCTTGTCAAGATGATGGAAgacgacatcgtcctcgtcgcaCCAACCGGAATTTCCAACAACAACCGGGGCTCCGAGGCGAACAATCAATATCctgccgccttcgccaaAGACACagccctcatcgccgtcaacgcAGTGAATTCAAAGGGTTTCCGTTATAACTGGTCGCCCGGCTCAGTAGAAGATGGTGTCACTGTGGCCGCGTCGGGAATAGGCTACTGCGCCTGGAGAGTGGCTGAAATCTTGGTCGGAAAGAGAAGGGAGAAGCAGGAGCCGGACAGACTTTACTACTCCGAGAGCGTCGCCGCGgccaccgtcgccggggtTGCTGCCACGCTCATGGCCCAAGAGGAGTACAAGGCACAACTGCAGCAACCCGGCAAGGTGGCATCAAAGGTCAAAGAGCTGCTCCAAGGTCTTGCCTGGGTGCGAGCCGAGGGAGGCCCGCCTGTCGTCTGGAACGGCGTCAGATCGATGAACGGCGTCTGCCGCAGACAGGAGGGCGACTCGTGCTCCAGCGCTGCTCCAACTGCAACACCGACGACATCCGAGGCCCGGTTGAGGCCCACAACCCCGGTGTCGGTTGTCCCTGTTGCTTGTGACAATTTCAACAAAAAGAAGTACGGATACTGTTGCCCGGGCCCAGGAAATCCCTGCCATAAAGGTCTGGGAGTGTGCTACGTTAACGGAGAGGGGGTCTCTGGCGGCTCTAGCGGCGTGGTGCCGAATGGCGCGCAATGTCCGCCTCCCGCAGGTGCTGAGTACTGA
- a CDS encoding Polyketide synthase encodes MLKVSYAFHSEQMNPIVAPFLELAEHAVYKAPRILIISPLLAECIFDSKTLNHKYLGRATREPVDA; translated from the coding sequence ATGCTCAAAGTTTCGTACGCCTTTCACTCGGAGCAGATGAACCCCATCGTGGCTCCGTTTCTCGAGCTTGCTGAGCACGCCGTGTACAAAGCGCCCCGAATCCTCATCATCTCACCGCTGCTGGCCGAGTGTATCTTCGACAGCAAGACGCTCAATCACAAGTACCTCGGCCGGGCAACACGGGAGCCAGTCGACGCTTAG